In Festucalex cinctus isolate MCC-2025b chromosome 21, RoL_Fcin_1.0, whole genome shotgun sequence, one genomic interval encodes:
- the LOC144010608 gene encoding macoilin-1 isoform X6, translating to MVSQKRQTSPAPPSSPSSSSQVGVNILFIAQQTAVALLPLLLPLPSRWKTKGDGERAKEEDTMKKRYVDASRLRKMKKLRISERLSESAYTFLKFMAIWMLVLLADFLLEFRLEYLWPCWLFFGSVYTTFHCHGLVICVFFVCAAFTLDIFCLIFVPLHWLFFVASTYVVFNYIWHTEKGICISTVSLWILLVYTEASLRLKDLKTSHANLSHLFAAHCIGYPVVYLGFDATCYFTNIFKLRIQKAVQSDNDFHMHLLQHSLPPGLPLYPKMAAENGPSKWKSKSESSQYQYQNGALLPQDESHTVDCLQIRSEERAAEKATQEVRSAESNRKPLSKGSSSESREALRNGSPGPESSATPETLPQEEQTGKAARAVKNPSPRVRRTNTATPSPPAGRAEKKQRCSGKTVSPNRDGADKSAAVAQNQHAEHLCRLEQELRKLRGELQVSRHGEQELRSHICNLTNSERSLRPEVALLRQSNMLLQSKIMCLSKTKQRDKQTSAMLEKKTRAETEARLSLERQAAELLAHRPDEAARIMTTSRQENNESQMLRKRVKDLESEYKQLQLQYQLKDSRVIDLENDVEALGKYRGVEKDTDMLLSTLSALQDKAQHLEYNLSAETRIKLDLFSALGDARRQLEIAQDKLLRQDKEISSMKQKIAEVMAVSPAVSYAAPRPQYLTKLLSSERYMLNPRALMYQCLKK from the exons ATGGTGAGCCAAAAGAGGCAG ACGTCACCAGCACCACCATCCTCACCATCGTCATCATCACAGGTTGGCGTGAACATCCTCTTCATCGCGCAGCAAACGGCCGtcgctcttcttcctcttcttcttcctcttccgtcGCGGTGGAAGACAAAGGGCGACGGGGAGAGGGCGAAAGAAGAAGATACCATGAAGAAACGATACGTGGACGCGAGCAGGCTCCGGAAGATGAAGAAATTGAGAATAAGCGAGAGGCTGTCTGAAAG TGCGTACACCTTCCTGAAGTTTATGGCCATATGGATGTTGGTGCTGCTGGCAGATTTCCTTCTGGAATTTCGTCTGGAATACTTGTGGCCATGCTGGCTCTTCTTTGGCAGCGTGTACACAACATTCCATTGCCATGGGCTG gttatttgtgtgttttttgtgtgcgcCGCCTTCACACTTGACatcttttgtttgatttttgttcCTCTGCACTGGCTCTTCTTTGTGGCCAGCACCTACGTCGTATTCAATTATATTTGGCACACAG AGAAGGGCATCTGCATCTCCACAGTGTCTTTGTGGATTCTTCTTGTGTACACAGAGGCATCCCTTCGACTCAAAGACCTCAAAACCTCACATGCCAATCTTTCGCACCTCTTTGCTGCTCACTG CATCGGCTATCCGGTCGTCTATCTGGGCTTTGACGCCACCTGCTACTTCACCAACATCTTCAAGCTGCGCATCCAGAAGGCGGTGCAGAGTGACAACGACTTCCACATGCACCTGCTGCAGCACTCGCTCCCGCCGGGCCTGCCGCTATACCCCAAGATGGCGGCCGAAAATGGCC CATCCAAATGGAAGTCCAAGTCTGAGTCCAGTCAGTACCAGTATCAGAATGGTGCACTTCTCCCTCAAGACGAGTCCCACACCGTAGACTGCCTCCAGATCCGTAGCGAGGAACGAGCGGCCGAAAAGGCGACACAGGAAGTCCGCTCAGCTGAATCCAACCGGAAGCCGTTGTCCAAAGGCAGCTCCAGTGAGTCCAGAGAGGCTCTCCGCAACGGGTCACCGGGACCAGAATCCTCCGCAACGCCAGAAACACTACCTCAGGAGGAGCAGACCGGCAAAGCCGCACGCGCGGTGAAGAACCCGTCACCGAGAGTCCGGCGAACTAACACGGCCACGCCTTCGCCCCCTGCTGGCAGGGCGGAGAAGAAACAACGGTGCAGTGGAAAAACAGTGAGCCCGAACCGGGACGGAGCAGATAAAAGTGCTGCAGTGGCTCAGAATCAACACGCTGAGCACCTGTGCAG GCTGGAGCAGGAGCTGAGGAAGCTGAGGGGCGAGCTGCAGGTGAGCCGACACGGCGAGCAGGAGCTGAGGAGTCACATCTGCAACCTAACCAACAGCGAGAGGAGCCTCAGGCCCGAAGTGGCCCTGCTGCGACAGTCCAACATGCTGCTGCAGAGCAA GATCATGTGCTTGAGCAAAACCAAGCAGCGGGACAAGCAGACCagcgccatgctggaaaagaagACGCGGGCAGAGACGGAGGCCAGGCTTTCGCTGGAGAGGCAGGCGGCTGAGCTTCTGGCGCACAGACCTGACGAAGCGGCCAGGATCATGACCACCAG CAGGCAGGAAAACAACGAAAGCCAAATGTTACGGAAAAGAGTTAAAGATCTGGAGAGCGAGTACAAACAACTGCAGCTGCAGTATCAACTCAAAGACAGTCGAGTGATCGATCTAGAGAATGATGTGGAG GCTTTAGGGAAGTACCGCGGCGTGGAAAAGGACACAGACATGCTGCTGTCCACCCTGTCGGCCCTTCAGGACAAGGCCCAGCATCTGGAGTACAACCTGAGCGCAGAGACGCGCATCAAGCTGGACCTGTTCTCCGCACTGGGGGACGCCCGCAGGCAGCTGGAGATCGCTCAAG
- the LOC144010608 gene encoding macoilin-1 isoform X5, which produces MSSPRENDKNSILGGAQTSPAPPSSPSSSSQVGVNILFIAQQTAVALLPLLLPLPSRWKTKGDGERAKEEDTMKKRYVDASRLRKMKKLRISERLSESAYTFLKFMAIWMLVLLADFLLEFRLEYLWPCWLFFGSVYTTFHCHGLVICVFFVCAAFTLDIFCLIFVPLHWLFFVASTYVVFNYIWHTEKGICISTVSLWILLVYTEASLRLKDLKTSHANLSHLFAAHCIGYPVVYLGFDATCYFTNIFKLRIQKAVQSDNDFHMHLLQHSLPPGLPLYPKMAAENGPSKWKSKSESSQYQYQNGALLPQDESHTVDCLQIRSEERAAEKATQEVRSAESNRKPLSKGSSSESREALRNGSPGPESSATPETLPQEEQTGKAARAVKNPSPRVRRTNTATPSPPAGRAEKKQRCSGKTVSPNRDGADKSAAVAQNQHAEHLCRLEQELRKLRGELQVSRHGEQELRSHICNLTNSERSLRPEVALLRQSNMLLQSKIMCLSKTKQRDKQTSAMLEKKTRAETEARLSLERQAAELLAHRPDEAARIMTTSRQENNESQMLRKRVKDLESEYKQLQLQYQLKDSRVIDLENDVEALGKYRGVEKDTDMLLSTLSALQDKAQHLEYNLSAETRIKLDLFSALGDARRQLEIAQDKLLRQDKEISSMKQKIAEVMAVSPAVSYAAPRPQYLTKLLSSERYMLNPRALMYQCLKK; this is translated from the exons ATGAGCTCACCAAGAGAGAATGACAAGAACTCAATTTTAGGTGGTGCTCAA ACGTCACCAGCACCACCATCCTCACCATCGTCATCATCACAGGTTGGCGTGAACATCCTCTTCATCGCGCAGCAAACGGCCGtcgctcttcttcctcttcttcttcctcttccgtcGCGGTGGAAGACAAAGGGCGACGGGGAGAGGGCGAAAGAAGAAGATACCATGAAGAAACGATACGTGGACGCGAGCAGGCTCCGGAAGATGAAGAAATTGAGAATAAGCGAGAGGCTGTCTGAAAG TGCGTACACCTTCCTGAAGTTTATGGCCATATGGATGTTGGTGCTGCTGGCAGATTTCCTTCTGGAATTTCGTCTGGAATACTTGTGGCCATGCTGGCTCTTCTTTGGCAGCGTGTACACAACATTCCATTGCCATGGGCTG gttatttgtgtgttttttgtgtgcgcCGCCTTCACACTTGACatcttttgtttgatttttgttcCTCTGCACTGGCTCTTCTTTGTGGCCAGCACCTACGTCGTATTCAATTATATTTGGCACACAG AGAAGGGCATCTGCATCTCCACAGTGTCTTTGTGGATTCTTCTTGTGTACACAGAGGCATCCCTTCGACTCAAAGACCTCAAAACCTCACATGCCAATCTTTCGCACCTCTTTGCTGCTCACTG CATCGGCTATCCGGTCGTCTATCTGGGCTTTGACGCCACCTGCTACTTCACCAACATCTTCAAGCTGCGCATCCAGAAGGCGGTGCAGAGTGACAACGACTTCCACATGCACCTGCTGCAGCACTCGCTCCCGCCGGGCCTGCCGCTATACCCCAAGATGGCGGCCGAAAATGGCC CATCCAAATGGAAGTCCAAGTCTGAGTCCAGTCAGTACCAGTATCAGAATGGTGCACTTCTCCCTCAAGACGAGTCCCACACCGTAGACTGCCTCCAGATCCGTAGCGAGGAACGAGCGGCCGAAAAGGCGACACAGGAAGTCCGCTCAGCTGAATCCAACCGGAAGCCGTTGTCCAAAGGCAGCTCCAGTGAGTCCAGAGAGGCTCTCCGCAACGGGTCACCGGGACCAGAATCCTCCGCAACGCCAGAAACACTACCTCAGGAGGAGCAGACCGGCAAAGCCGCACGCGCGGTGAAGAACCCGTCACCGAGAGTCCGGCGAACTAACACGGCCACGCCTTCGCCCCCTGCTGGCAGGGCGGAGAAGAAACAACGGTGCAGTGGAAAAACAGTGAGCCCGAACCGGGACGGAGCAGATAAAAGTGCTGCAGTGGCTCAGAATCAACACGCTGAGCACCTGTGCAG GCTGGAGCAGGAGCTGAGGAAGCTGAGGGGCGAGCTGCAGGTGAGCCGACACGGCGAGCAGGAGCTGAGGAGTCACATCTGCAACCTAACCAACAGCGAGAGGAGCCTCAGGCCCGAAGTGGCCCTGCTGCGACAGTCCAACATGCTGCTGCAGAGCAA GATCATGTGCTTGAGCAAAACCAAGCAGCGGGACAAGCAGACCagcgccatgctggaaaagaagACGCGGGCAGAGACGGAGGCCAGGCTTTCGCTGGAGAGGCAGGCGGCTGAGCTTCTGGCGCACAGACCTGACGAAGCGGCCAGGATCATGACCACCAG CAGGCAGGAAAACAACGAAAGCCAAATGTTACGGAAAAGAGTTAAAGATCTGGAGAGCGAGTACAAACAACTGCAGCTGCAGTATCAACTCAAAGACAGTCGAGTGATCGATCTAGAGAATGATGTGGAG GCTTTAGGGAAGTACCGCGGCGTGGAAAAGGACACAGACATGCTGCTGTCCACCCTGTCGGCCCTTCAGGACAAGGCCCAGCATCTGGAGTACAACCTGAGCGCAGAGACGCGCATCAAGCTGGACCTGTTCTCCGCACTGGGGGACGCCCGCAGGCAGCTGGAGATCGCTCAAG
- the LOC144010608 gene encoding macoilin-1 isoform X2 produces the protein MARWALSRSAKREDIRYHWTHWQRKDSPHICLSNSTHFRHNPSEVTQKITMTKRGRQNGKPGSSLISGPSFWDGRKLEGTSPAPPSSPSSSSQVGVNILFIAQQTAVALLPLLLPLPSRWKTKGDGERAKEEDTMKKRYVDASRLRKMKKLRISERLSESAYTFLKFMAIWMLVLLADFLLEFRLEYLWPCWLFFGSVYTTFHCHGLVICVFFVCAAFTLDIFCLIFVPLHWLFFVASTYVVFNYIWHTEKGICISTVSLWILLVYTEASLRLKDLKTSHANLSHLFAAHCIGYPVVYLGFDATCYFTNIFKLRIQKAVQSDNDFHMHLLQHSLPPGLPLYPKMAAENGPSKWKSKSESSQYQYQNGALLPQDESHTVDCLQIRSEERAAEKATQEVRSAESNRKPLSKGSSSESREALRNGSPGPESSATPETLPQEEQTGKAARAVKNPSPRVRRTNTATPSPPAGRAEKKQRCSGKTVSPNRDGADKSAAVAQNQHAEHLCRLEQELRKLRGELQVSRHGEQELRSHICNLTNSERSLRPEVALLRQSNMLLQSKIMCLSKTKQRDKQTSAMLEKKTRAETEARLSLERQAAELLAHRPDEAARIMTTRQENNESQMLRKRVKDLESEYKQLQLQYQLKDSRVIDLENDVEALGKYRGVEKDTDMLLSTLSALQDKAQHLEYNLSAETRIKLDLFSALGDARRQLEIAQDKLLRQDKEISSMKQKIAEVMAVSPAVSYAAPRPQYLTKLLSSERYMLNPRALMYQCLKK, from the exons ATGGCACGATGGGCCTTATCACGCTCCGCCAAGCGGGAGGACATCCGCTATCACTGGACACACTGGCAGAGGAAAGACTCACCCCATATCTGCCTTTCTAACTCCACCCACTTCAG GCACAACCCGTCCGAGGtaacacaaaaaataacaatgaccaagAGAGGGAGACAGAACGGGAAGCCTGGCAGTTCGCTAATTAGCGGCCCGAGTTTCTGGGATGGAAGAAAACTTGAAGGA ACGTCACCAGCACCACCATCCTCACCATCGTCATCATCACAGGTTGGCGTGAACATCCTCTTCATCGCGCAGCAAACGGCCGtcgctcttcttcctcttcttcttcctcttccgtcGCGGTGGAAGACAAAGGGCGACGGGGAGAGGGCGAAAGAAGAAGATACCATGAAGAAACGATACGTGGACGCGAGCAGGCTCCGGAAGATGAAGAAATTGAGAATAAGCGAGAGGCTGTCTGAAAG TGCGTACACCTTCCTGAAGTTTATGGCCATATGGATGTTGGTGCTGCTGGCAGATTTCCTTCTGGAATTTCGTCTGGAATACTTGTGGCCATGCTGGCTCTTCTTTGGCAGCGTGTACACAACATTCCATTGCCATGGGCTG gttatttgtgtgttttttgtgtgcgcCGCCTTCACACTTGACatcttttgtttgatttttgttcCTCTGCACTGGCTCTTCTTTGTGGCCAGCACCTACGTCGTATTCAATTATATTTGGCACACAG AGAAGGGCATCTGCATCTCCACAGTGTCTTTGTGGATTCTTCTTGTGTACACAGAGGCATCCCTTCGACTCAAAGACCTCAAAACCTCACATGCCAATCTTTCGCACCTCTTTGCTGCTCACTG CATCGGCTATCCGGTCGTCTATCTGGGCTTTGACGCCACCTGCTACTTCACCAACATCTTCAAGCTGCGCATCCAGAAGGCGGTGCAGAGTGACAACGACTTCCACATGCACCTGCTGCAGCACTCGCTCCCGCCGGGCCTGCCGCTATACCCCAAGATGGCGGCCGAAAATGGCC CATCCAAATGGAAGTCCAAGTCTGAGTCCAGTCAGTACCAGTATCAGAATGGTGCACTTCTCCCTCAAGACGAGTCCCACACCGTAGACTGCCTCCAGATCCGTAGCGAGGAACGAGCGGCCGAAAAGGCGACACAGGAAGTCCGCTCAGCTGAATCCAACCGGAAGCCGTTGTCCAAAGGCAGCTCCAGTGAGTCCAGAGAGGCTCTCCGCAACGGGTCACCGGGACCAGAATCCTCCGCAACGCCAGAAACACTACCTCAGGAGGAGCAGACCGGCAAAGCCGCACGCGCGGTGAAGAACCCGTCACCGAGAGTCCGGCGAACTAACACGGCCACGCCTTCGCCCCCTGCTGGCAGGGCGGAGAAGAAACAACGGTGCAGTGGAAAAACAGTGAGCCCGAACCGGGACGGAGCAGATAAAAGTGCTGCAGTGGCTCAGAATCAACACGCTGAGCACCTGTGCAG GCTGGAGCAGGAGCTGAGGAAGCTGAGGGGCGAGCTGCAGGTGAGCCGACACGGCGAGCAGGAGCTGAGGAGTCACATCTGCAACCTAACCAACAGCGAGAGGAGCCTCAGGCCCGAAGTGGCCCTGCTGCGACAGTCCAACATGCTGCTGCAGAGCAA GATCATGTGCTTGAGCAAAACCAAGCAGCGGGACAAGCAGACCagcgccatgctggaaaagaagACGCGGGCAGAGACGGAGGCCAGGCTTTCGCTGGAGAGGCAGGCGGCTGAGCTTCTGGCGCACAGACCTGACGAAGCGGCCAGGATCATGACCACCAG GCAGGAAAACAACGAAAGCCAAATGTTACGGAAAAGAGTTAAAGATCTGGAGAGCGAGTACAAACAACTGCAGCTGCAGTATCAACTCAAAGACAGTCGAGTGATCGATCTAGAGAATGATGTGGAG GCTTTAGGGAAGTACCGCGGCGTGGAAAAGGACACAGACATGCTGCTGTCCACCCTGTCGGCCCTTCAGGACAAGGCCCAGCATCTGGAGTACAACCTGAGCGCAGAGACGCGCATCAAGCTGGACCTGTTCTCCGCACTGGGGGACGCCCGCAGGCAGCTGGAGATCGCTCAAG
- the LOC144010608 gene encoding macoilin-1 isoform X7: protein MRELQPLLEPTRFPVLYFHLPPDQHLDGEPKETSPAPPSSPSSSSQTKGDGERAKEEDTMKKRYVDASRLRKMKKLRISERLSESAYTFLKFMAIWMLVLLADFLLEFRLEYLWPCWLFFGSVYTTFHCHGLVICVFFVCAAFTLDIFCLIFVPLHWLFFVASTYVVFNYIWHTEKGICISTVSLWILLVYTEASLRLKDLKTSHANLSHLFAAHCIGYPVVYLGFDATCYFTNIFKLRIQKAVQSDNDFHMHLLQHSLPPGLPLYPKMAAENGPSKWKSKSESSQYQYQNGALLPQDESHTVDCLQIRSEERAAEKATQEVRSAESNRKPLSKGSSSESREALRNGSPGPESSATPETLPQEEQTGKAARAVKNPSPRVRRTNTATPSPPAGRAEKKQRCSGKTVSPNRDGADKSAAVAQNQHAEHLCRLEQELRKLRGELQVSRHGEQELRSHICNLTNSERSLRPEVALLRQSNMLLQSKIMCLSKTKQRDKQTSAMLEKKTRAETEARLSLERQAAELLAHRPDEAARIMTTSRQENNESQMLRKRVKDLESEYKQLQLQYQLKDSRVIDLENDVEALGKYRGVEKDTDMLLSTLSALQDKAQHLEYNLSAETRIKLDLFSALGDARRQLEIAQDKLLRQDKEISSMKQKIAEVMAVSPAVSYAAPRPQYLTKLLSSERYMLNPRALMYQCLKK from the exons ATGAGAGAACTG CAACCCCTCCTAGAGCCCACTCGATTTCCGGTGCTGTATTTTCACCTGCCCCCTGACCAGCACCTGGATGGTGAGCCAAAAGAG ACGTCACCAGCACCACCATCCTCACCATCGTCATCATCACAG ACAAAGGGCGACGGGGAGAGGGCGAAAGAAGAAGATACCATGAAGAAACGATACGTGGACGCGAGCAGGCTCCGGAAGATGAAGAAATTGAGAATAAGCGAGAGGCTGTCTGAAAG TGCGTACACCTTCCTGAAGTTTATGGCCATATGGATGTTGGTGCTGCTGGCAGATTTCCTTCTGGAATTTCGTCTGGAATACTTGTGGCCATGCTGGCTCTTCTTTGGCAGCGTGTACACAACATTCCATTGCCATGGGCTG gttatttgtgtgttttttgtgtgcgcCGCCTTCACACTTGACatcttttgtttgatttttgttcCTCTGCACTGGCTCTTCTTTGTGGCCAGCACCTACGTCGTATTCAATTATATTTGGCACACAG AGAAGGGCATCTGCATCTCCACAGTGTCTTTGTGGATTCTTCTTGTGTACACAGAGGCATCCCTTCGACTCAAAGACCTCAAAACCTCACATGCCAATCTTTCGCACCTCTTTGCTGCTCACTG CATCGGCTATCCGGTCGTCTATCTGGGCTTTGACGCCACCTGCTACTTCACCAACATCTTCAAGCTGCGCATCCAGAAGGCGGTGCAGAGTGACAACGACTTCCACATGCACCTGCTGCAGCACTCGCTCCCGCCGGGCCTGCCGCTATACCCCAAGATGGCGGCCGAAAATGGCC CATCCAAATGGAAGTCCAAGTCTGAGTCCAGTCAGTACCAGTATCAGAATGGTGCACTTCTCCCTCAAGACGAGTCCCACACCGTAGACTGCCTCCAGATCCGTAGCGAGGAACGAGCGGCCGAAAAGGCGACACAGGAAGTCCGCTCAGCTGAATCCAACCGGAAGCCGTTGTCCAAAGGCAGCTCCAGTGAGTCCAGAGAGGCTCTCCGCAACGGGTCACCGGGACCAGAATCCTCCGCAACGCCAGAAACACTACCTCAGGAGGAGCAGACCGGCAAAGCCGCACGCGCGGTGAAGAACCCGTCACCGAGAGTCCGGCGAACTAACACGGCCACGCCTTCGCCCCCTGCTGGCAGGGCGGAGAAGAAACAACGGTGCAGTGGAAAAACAGTGAGCCCGAACCGGGACGGAGCAGATAAAAGTGCTGCAGTGGCTCAGAATCAACACGCTGAGCACCTGTGCAG GCTGGAGCAGGAGCTGAGGAAGCTGAGGGGCGAGCTGCAGGTGAGCCGACACGGCGAGCAGGAGCTGAGGAGTCACATCTGCAACCTAACCAACAGCGAGAGGAGCCTCAGGCCCGAAGTGGCCCTGCTGCGACAGTCCAACATGCTGCTGCAGAGCAA GATCATGTGCTTGAGCAAAACCAAGCAGCGGGACAAGCAGACCagcgccatgctggaaaagaagACGCGGGCAGAGACGGAGGCCAGGCTTTCGCTGGAGAGGCAGGCGGCTGAGCTTCTGGCGCACAGACCTGACGAAGCGGCCAGGATCATGACCACCAG CAGGCAGGAAAACAACGAAAGCCAAATGTTACGGAAAAGAGTTAAAGATCTGGAGAGCGAGTACAAACAACTGCAGCTGCAGTATCAACTCAAAGACAGTCGAGTGATCGATCTAGAGAATGATGTGGAG GCTTTAGGGAAGTACCGCGGCGTGGAAAAGGACACAGACATGCTGCTGTCCACCCTGTCGGCCCTTCAGGACAAGGCCCAGCATCTGGAGTACAACCTGAGCGCAGAGACGCGCATCAAGCTGGACCTGTTCTCCGCACTGGGGGACGCCCGCAGGCAGCTGGAGATCGCTCAAG
- the LOC144010608 gene encoding macoilin-1 isoform X3, which translates to MRELQPLLEPTRFPVLYFHLPPDQHLDGEPKETSPAPPSSPSSSSQVGVNILFIAQQTAVALLPLLLPLPSRWKTKGDGERAKEEDTMKKRYVDASRLRKMKKLRISERLSESAYTFLKFMAIWMLVLLADFLLEFRLEYLWPCWLFFGSVYTTFHCHGLVICVFFVCAAFTLDIFCLIFVPLHWLFFVASTYVVFNYIWHTEKGICISTVSLWILLVYTEASLRLKDLKTSHANLSHLFAAHCIGYPVVYLGFDATCYFTNIFKLRIQKAVQSDNDFHMHLLQHSLPPGLPLYPKMAAENGPSKWKSKSESSQYQYQNGALLPQDESHTVDCLQIRSEERAAEKATQEVRSAESNRKPLSKGSSSESREALRNGSPGPESSATPETLPQEEQTGKAARAVKNPSPRVRRTNTATPSPPAGRAEKKQRCSGKTVSPNRDGADKSAAVAQNQHAEHLCRLEQELRKLRGELQVSRHGEQELRSHICNLTNSERSLRPEVALLRQSNMLLQSKIMCLSKTKQRDKQTSAMLEKKTRAETEARLSLERQAAELLAHRPDEAARIMTTSRQENNESQMLRKRVKDLESEYKQLQLQYQLKDSRVIDLENDVEALGKYRGVEKDTDMLLSTLSALQDKAQHLEYNLSAETRIKLDLFSALGDARRQLEIAQDKLLRQDKEISSMKQKIAEVMAVSPAVSYAAPRPQYLTKLLSSERYMLNPRALMYQCLKK; encoded by the exons ATGAGAGAACTG CAACCCCTCCTAGAGCCCACTCGATTTCCGGTGCTGTATTTTCACCTGCCCCCTGACCAGCACCTGGATGGTGAGCCAAAAGAG ACGTCACCAGCACCACCATCCTCACCATCGTCATCATCACAGGTTGGCGTGAACATCCTCTTCATCGCGCAGCAAACGGCCGtcgctcttcttcctcttcttcttcctcttccgtcGCGGTGGAAGACAAAGGGCGACGGGGAGAGGGCGAAAGAAGAAGATACCATGAAGAAACGATACGTGGACGCGAGCAGGCTCCGGAAGATGAAGAAATTGAGAATAAGCGAGAGGCTGTCTGAAAG TGCGTACACCTTCCTGAAGTTTATGGCCATATGGATGTTGGTGCTGCTGGCAGATTTCCTTCTGGAATTTCGTCTGGAATACTTGTGGCCATGCTGGCTCTTCTTTGGCAGCGTGTACACAACATTCCATTGCCATGGGCTG gttatttgtgtgttttttgtgtgcgcCGCCTTCACACTTGACatcttttgtttgatttttgttcCTCTGCACTGGCTCTTCTTTGTGGCCAGCACCTACGTCGTATTCAATTATATTTGGCACACAG AGAAGGGCATCTGCATCTCCACAGTGTCTTTGTGGATTCTTCTTGTGTACACAGAGGCATCCCTTCGACTCAAAGACCTCAAAACCTCACATGCCAATCTTTCGCACCTCTTTGCTGCTCACTG CATCGGCTATCCGGTCGTCTATCTGGGCTTTGACGCCACCTGCTACTTCACCAACATCTTCAAGCTGCGCATCCAGAAGGCGGTGCAGAGTGACAACGACTTCCACATGCACCTGCTGCAGCACTCGCTCCCGCCGGGCCTGCCGCTATACCCCAAGATGGCGGCCGAAAATGGCC CATCCAAATGGAAGTCCAAGTCTGAGTCCAGTCAGTACCAGTATCAGAATGGTGCACTTCTCCCTCAAGACGAGTCCCACACCGTAGACTGCCTCCAGATCCGTAGCGAGGAACGAGCGGCCGAAAAGGCGACACAGGAAGTCCGCTCAGCTGAATCCAACCGGAAGCCGTTGTCCAAAGGCAGCTCCAGTGAGTCCAGAGAGGCTCTCCGCAACGGGTCACCGGGACCAGAATCCTCCGCAACGCCAGAAACACTACCTCAGGAGGAGCAGACCGGCAAAGCCGCACGCGCGGTGAAGAACCCGTCACCGAGAGTCCGGCGAACTAACACGGCCACGCCTTCGCCCCCTGCTGGCAGGGCGGAGAAGAAACAACGGTGCAGTGGAAAAACAGTGAGCCCGAACCGGGACGGAGCAGATAAAAGTGCTGCAGTGGCTCAGAATCAACACGCTGAGCACCTGTGCAG GCTGGAGCAGGAGCTGAGGAAGCTGAGGGGCGAGCTGCAGGTGAGCCGACACGGCGAGCAGGAGCTGAGGAGTCACATCTGCAACCTAACCAACAGCGAGAGGAGCCTCAGGCCCGAAGTGGCCCTGCTGCGACAGTCCAACATGCTGCTGCAGAGCAA GATCATGTGCTTGAGCAAAACCAAGCAGCGGGACAAGCAGACCagcgccatgctggaaaagaagACGCGGGCAGAGACGGAGGCCAGGCTTTCGCTGGAGAGGCAGGCGGCTGAGCTTCTGGCGCACAGACCTGACGAAGCGGCCAGGATCATGACCACCAG CAGGCAGGAAAACAACGAAAGCCAAATGTTACGGAAAAGAGTTAAAGATCTGGAGAGCGAGTACAAACAACTGCAGCTGCAGTATCAACTCAAAGACAGTCGAGTGATCGATCTAGAGAATGATGTGGAG GCTTTAGGGAAGTACCGCGGCGTGGAAAAGGACACAGACATGCTGCTGTCCACCCTGTCGGCCCTTCAGGACAAGGCCCAGCATCTGGAGTACAACCTGAGCGCAGAGACGCGCATCAAGCTGGACCTGTTCTCCGCACTGGGGGACGCCCGCAGGCAGCTGGAGATCGCTCAAG